A window of Mangifera indica cultivar Alphonso chromosome 13, CATAS_Mindica_2.1, whole genome shotgun sequence contains these coding sequences:
- the LOC123194846 gene encoding homeobox protein knotted-1-like 3 isoform X1, whose protein sequence is MAFHHNHLSQDLPLHHFTDQQQPQQQQSISETTAPSWLNSALLRTQQQPQPPPPQPHFTDTNFLNLRTTANNNTASDSDASQTPNQWLSRTSSSLVHRNHSDVIDDVNPTNGSLIAAVEPADLKNSNSENMNNNNNNKSEGVVVESGDGVMNWQNARYKAEILTHPLYDQLLSAHVACLRIATPVDQLPRIDAQLAQSQHVVAKYSAYGGGHAMVPDDKELDQFMTHYVLLLCSFKEQLQQHVRVHAMEAVMACWEIEQSLQSLTGVSPGEGTGATMSDIDDEQIDSDTNLFDGSLDGADTMGFGPLIPTESERSLMERVRQELKHELKQGYKEKIVDVREEILRKRRAGKLPGDTTSVLKAWWQSHCKWPYPTEEDKTRLVQETGLQLKQINNWFINQRKRNWHSNPSTSTVLKNKRKSSNAGENNGDRFM, encoded by the exons atgGCGTTTCATCACAACCACCTTTCTCAAGATCTTCCGCTTCATCACTTCACCGACCAGCAACAACCACAACAGCAGCAAAGCATCTCTGAAACAACAGCTCCGAGTTGGCTCAACTCGGCACTTCTTCGTACACAACAACAACCACAACCTCCTCCGCCACAGCCACACTTTACAGATACAAACTTTCTCAACCTCCGTACTACCGCCAACAACAATACGGCGTCGGATTCTGACGCTTCTCAAACTCCAAATCAATGGCTGTCGCGCACATCATCCTCGCTCGTACACCGGAACCACAGTGACGTAATCGACGATGTCAATCCAACCAACGGCTCGCTCATCGCGGCCGTTGAACCCGCCGATTTGAAAAACAGCAACAGCGAAaacatgaataataataataacaataaaagcGAAGGAGTGGTTGTTGAGAGTGGAGACGGAGTGATGAACTGGCAAAATGCGAGGTACAAGGCGGAGATATTGACGCATCCGTTGTATGACCAGTTATTGTCAGCACACGTGGCGTGTTTGAGGATCGCCACGCCGGTGGATCAGCTGCCGAGGATTGACGCTCAGTTGGCTCAGTCGCAGCATGTCGTGGCTAAGTACTCGGCTTATGGCGGGGGTCACGCCATGGTTCCTGATGACAAAGAACTCGATCAGTTCATG ACACATTACGTTCTGCTGCTTTGTTCATTTAAAGAACAACTGCAACAACATGTCCGGGTACATGCAATGGAAGCGGTAATGGCTTGCTGGGAGATTGAGCAATCCCTACAAAGCTTAACAG GAGTTTCACCAGGTGAAGGTACAGGTGCAACAATGTCTGACATTGACGATGAGCAAATTGATAGTGATACCAACTTGTTTGATGGAAGTTTGGACGGTGCAGATACTATGGGATTCGGTCCTCTCATACCAACAGAGAGTGAAAGGTCTTTGATGGAACGTGTGAGGCAGGAATTGAAACACGAATTGAAACAG GGCTACAAGGAGAAAATTGTGGACGTAAGGGAGGAAATTTTGCGCAAGAGAAGAGCTGGAAAACTTCCTGGTGACACCACCTCCGTTCTAAAGGCTTGGTGGCAATCACATTGCAAATGGCCATACCCTACA GAGGAAGATAAGACTAGGCTGGTGCAGGAGACAGGTCTCCAATTAAAACAGATAAATAATTGGTTCATCAATCAGAGGAAGAGGAACTGGCACAGTAATCCTTCAACTTCAACAGTCTTGAAGAACAAACGCAAAAG
- the LOC123194846 gene encoding homeobox protein knotted-1-like 3 isoform X2, with protein MAFHHNHLSQDLPLHHFTDQQQPQQQQSISETTAPSWLNSALLRTQQQPQPPPPQPHFTDTNFLNLRTTANNNTASDSDASQTPNQWLSRTSSSLVHRNHSDVIDDVNPTNGSLIAAVEPADLKNSNSENMNNNNNNKSEGVVVESGDGVMNWQNARYKAEILTHPLYDQLLSAHVACLRIATPVDQLPRIDAQLAQSQHVVAKYSAYGGGHAMVPDDKELDQFMTHYVLLLCSFKEQLQQHVRVHAMEAVMACWEIEQSLQSLTGVSPGEGTGATMSDIDDEQIDSDTNLFDGSLDGADTMGFGPLIPTESERSLMERVRQELKHELKQGYKEKIVDVREEILRKRRAGKLPGDTTSVLKAWWQSHCKWPYPTEEDKTRLVQETGLQLKQINNWFINQRKRNWHSNPSTSTVLKNKRKSNAGENNGDRFM; from the exons atgGCGTTTCATCACAACCACCTTTCTCAAGATCTTCCGCTTCATCACTTCACCGACCAGCAACAACCACAACAGCAGCAAAGCATCTCTGAAACAACAGCTCCGAGTTGGCTCAACTCGGCACTTCTTCGTACACAACAACAACCACAACCTCCTCCGCCACAGCCACACTTTACAGATACAAACTTTCTCAACCTCCGTACTACCGCCAACAACAATACGGCGTCGGATTCTGACGCTTCTCAAACTCCAAATCAATGGCTGTCGCGCACATCATCCTCGCTCGTACACCGGAACCACAGTGACGTAATCGACGATGTCAATCCAACCAACGGCTCGCTCATCGCGGCCGTTGAACCCGCCGATTTGAAAAACAGCAACAGCGAAaacatgaataataataataacaataaaagcGAAGGAGTGGTTGTTGAGAGTGGAGACGGAGTGATGAACTGGCAAAATGCGAGGTACAAGGCGGAGATATTGACGCATCCGTTGTATGACCAGTTATTGTCAGCACACGTGGCGTGTTTGAGGATCGCCACGCCGGTGGATCAGCTGCCGAGGATTGACGCTCAGTTGGCTCAGTCGCAGCATGTCGTGGCTAAGTACTCGGCTTATGGCGGGGGTCACGCCATGGTTCCTGATGACAAAGAACTCGATCAGTTCATG ACACATTACGTTCTGCTGCTTTGTTCATTTAAAGAACAACTGCAACAACATGTCCGGGTACATGCAATGGAAGCGGTAATGGCTTGCTGGGAGATTGAGCAATCCCTACAAAGCTTAACAG GAGTTTCACCAGGTGAAGGTACAGGTGCAACAATGTCTGACATTGACGATGAGCAAATTGATAGTGATACCAACTTGTTTGATGGAAGTTTGGACGGTGCAGATACTATGGGATTCGGTCCTCTCATACCAACAGAGAGTGAAAGGTCTTTGATGGAACGTGTGAGGCAGGAATTGAAACACGAATTGAAACAG GGCTACAAGGAGAAAATTGTGGACGTAAGGGAGGAAATTTTGCGCAAGAGAAGAGCTGGAAAACTTCCTGGTGACACCACCTCCGTTCTAAAGGCTTGGTGGCAATCACATTGCAAATGGCCATACCCTACA GAGGAAGATAAGACTAGGCTGGTGCAGGAGACAGGTCTCCAATTAAAACAGATAAATAATTGGTTCATCAATCAGAGGAAGAGGAACTGGCACAGTAATCCTTCAACTTCAACAGTCTTGAAGAACAAACGCAAAAG
- the LOC123194846 gene encoding homeobox protein knotted-1-like 3 isoform X3 — protein sequence MAFHHNHLSQDLPLHHFTDQQQPQQQQSISETTAPSWLNSALLRTQQQPQPPPPQPHFTDTNFLNLRTTANNNTASDSDASQTPNQWLSRTSSSLVHRNHSDVIDDVNPTNGSLIAAVEPADLKNSNSENMNNNNNNKSEGVVVESGDGVMNWQNARYKAEILTHPLYDQLLSAHVACLRIATPVDQLPRIDAQLAQSQHVVAKYSAYGGGHAMVPDDKELDQFMTHYVLLLCSFKEQLQQHVRVHAMEAVMACWEIEQSLQSLTGVSPGEGTGATMSDIDDEQIDSDTNLFDGSLDGADTMGFGPLIPTESERSLMERVRQELKHELKQGYKEKIVDVREEILRKRRAGKLPGDTTSVLKAWWQSHCKWPYPTEEDKTRLVQETGLQLKQINNWFINQRKRNWHSNPSTSTVLKNKRKR from the exons atgGCGTTTCATCACAACCACCTTTCTCAAGATCTTCCGCTTCATCACTTCACCGACCAGCAACAACCACAACAGCAGCAAAGCATCTCTGAAACAACAGCTCCGAGTTGGCTCAACTCGGCACTTCTTCGTACACAACAACAACCACAACCTCCTCCGCCACAGCCACACTTTACAGATACAAACTTTCTCAACCTCCGTACTACCGCCAACAACAATACGGCGTCGGATTCTGACGCTTCTCAAACTCCAAATCAATGGCTGTCGCGCACATCATCCTCGCTCGTACACCGGAACCACAGTGACGTAATCGACGATGTCAATCCAACCAACGGCTCGCTCATCGCGGCCGTTGAACCCGCCGATTTGAAAAACAGCAACAGCGAAaacatgaataataataataacaataaaagcGAAGGAGTGGTTGTTGAGAGTGGAGACGGAGTGATGAACTGGCAAAATGCGAGGTACAAGGCGGAGATATTGACGCATCCGTTGTATGACCAGTTATTGTCAGCACACGTGGCGTGTTTGAGGATCGCCACGCCGGTGGATCAGCTGCCGAGGATTGACGCTCAGTTGGCTCAGTCGCAGCATGTCGTGGCTAAGTACTCGGCTTATGGCGGGGGTCACGCCATGGTTCCTGATGACAAAGAACTCGATCAGTTCATG ACACATTACGTTCTGCTGCTTTGTTCATTTAAAGAACAACTGCAACAACATGTCCGGGTACATGCAATGGAAGCGGTAATGGCTTGCTGGGAGATTGAGCAATCCCTACAAAGCTTAACAG GAGTTTCACCAGGTGAAGGTACAGGTGCAACAATGTCTGACATTGACGATGAGCAAATTGATAGTGATACCAACTTGTTTGATGGAAGTTTGGACGGTGCAGATACTATGGGATTCGGTCCTCTCATACCAACAGAGAGTGAAAGGTCTTTGATGGAACGTGTGAGGCAGGAATTGAAACACGAATTGAAACAG GGCTACAAGGAGAAAATTGTGGACGTAAGGGAGGAAATTTTGCGCAAGAGAAGAGCTGGAAAACTTCCTGGTGACACCACCTCCGTTCTAAAGGCTTGGTGGCAATCACATTGCAAATGGCCATACCCTACA GAGGAAGATAAGACTAGGCTGGTGCAGGAGACAGGTCTCCAATTAAAACAGATAAATAATTGGTTCATCAATCAGAGGAAGAGGAACTGGCACAGTAATCCTTCAACTTCAACAGTCTTGAAGAACAAACGCAAAAG
- the LOC123194936 gene encoding trafficking protein particle complex II-specific subunit 120 homolog translates to MEPDVSIETSCMIRIAVLPIGTVPPTLLRDYHSMLLRHHRIPLSAISSFYTEHQKSPFTQQPWDTGSLRFKFVLGGAPPSPWEDFQSNRKILAVIGICHCPSSPDLDSVIEQFNFACKGYSSALVKRCFAFSPSDSHLENGAKKGENLLLFPPADLQMQEFHLQTMMQDIAASLLMEFEKWVLKAESAGTLLKTPLDSQASLNSEEVIKAKKRRLARAQKTIGDYCLLAGSPVDANAHYSTALELARLTSDFFWYAGALEGSVCALLVDRIGQKDPVLEEEVRYRYNSVILHYRKSFIHDNAQRVSPLSFELEATLKLARYLCRRELAKDVVELLTSAADGAKSLIDASDRLILYVEIARLFGTLGYQRKAAFFSRQVAQLYLQQEKRSAAICALQVLAMTTKAYRVQSRASISKHSLSGETGSSYADGGKRHHQSVVSLFESQWSTLQMVVLREILLSAVRAGDPLAAWSAAARLLRSYYPLITPAGQNGLASALTNSAERLPSGTRCADPALPFVRLYSFPMLPSQMDIIKRNPGRDDWWVGSAPSGPFIYTPYSKVDPNDSSKQELIWIVGEPVQVLVELANPCGFDLRVDSIYLSTHSENFDAFPVIVDLPPNSSKVITLSGIPTSVGVVTIPGCTVHCFGVVTEHLFRDVDNLLLGAAQGLVLSDPFRCCGSAKLKNVSIPDISVVPPLPLLLSHVVGGDGAIILYEGEIRDVWISVSNAGTVPVEQAHISLSGKNQDSVISIAYEALKSALPLKPGAEVTVPVTLKAWQLGLVDHETASTKSASGSTGRHLKDGSSPSLLIHYSGPLMSSGDQSVLPPGRRLVVPLQINVLQGLSFVKARLLSMEIPANVGENLSTPVSVDSTEGIIGSENKMEKLMKIDPFRGSWGLRFLELELFNPTDVVFEISVSVRLENSNKDGLSSDQDATEYGYPKTRIDRDYSARVLIPLEHFKLPILDGSFFVKDLKSDGSTGGRNSSFSEKNTKAELDASIKNLISRIKVRWQSGRNSSGELNIKDAIQAALQTSVMDVLLPDPLTFGFRLVRKDSEKAKKLGLPKDSVLAHDMTPMETIVRNNTMEVIKISLSVTCRDVAGENCIEGSKGTVLWSGVLDEIAMEVLPLQESRHCFSLYFLVPGEYTLVAAAVIDDANNILRARAKTDSPDEPIFCRGPPFHVRVTGTV, encoded by the exons ATGGAGCCAGACGTGAGCATCGAGACGTCATGCATGATACGGATCGCGGTTCTCCCAATCGGCACGGTCCCACCGACTCTTTTACGGGACTACCATTCAATGCTACTCCGGCATCACAGGATCCCGCTCTCCGCAATCAGTTCGTTCTACACAGAGCATCAAAAATCTCCGTTTACTCAGCAGCCCTGGGACACGGGTTCGCTCCGGTTCAAGTTCGTACTCGGCGGGGCCCCGCCAAGCCCCTGGGAAGATTTCCAGTCAAATCGAAAGATCCTGGCCGTTATTGGCATCTGCCACTGCCCGTCCTCTCCTGATCTCGATTCTGTTATCGAGCAGTTCAATTTCGCTTGTAAGGGTTATAGCTCCGCTCTTGTTAAACGCTGTTTTGCGTTCTCTCCAAGTGATTCTCAC CTAGAGAATGGTGCAAAGAAGGGTGAAAATTTGCTTTTGTTTCCTCCGGCTGATCTTCAAATGCAGGAGTTTCACTTGCAGACGATGATGCAAGACATTGCGGCTTCTTTGTTGATGGAATTTGAGAAGTGGGTTCTTAAGGCGGAATCTGCTGGAACTCTATTGAAGACACCTTTAGATTCTCAAGCCAGTCTTAACTCAGAGGAG GTGATAAAGGCAAAAAAGCGAAGACTTGCTCGTGCGCAGAAAACTATCGGGGATTACTGTTTGTTGGCTGGATCACCTGTTGATGCAAATGCTCATTATTCAACTGCACTGGAACTAGCTAGGTTGACCTCTGATTTCTTTTGGTATGCTGGGGCACTGGAAGGAAGCGTCTGTGCCTTACTG GTGGACCGAATAGGCCAGAAAGACCCAGTTCTGGAGGAAGAGGTTAGATACCGGTACAACAGTGTCATCTTGCATTACAGGAAATCATTTATACATGACAATGCACAGAG AGTCTCACCCCTAAGCTTTGAGCTTGAGGCTACTTTGAAATTGGCAAGATATCTTTGCAG GAGAGAGCTAGCTAAGGATGTAGTGGAGTTGTTAACAAGTGCTGCAGATGGGGCAAAGTCGTTGATAGATGCCAGTGACAGACTCATCTTATATGTTGAAATAGCTCGTTTATTTGGAACTCTGGGTTACCAACGAAAAGCTGCCTTTTTCTCAAGGCAGGTAGCTCAGTTGTATTtgcaacaagaaaaaagatCGGCTGCTATTTGTGCTTTGCAAGTTCTAGCAATGACCACTAAGGCCTATCGTGTTCAGAGTCGAGCATCAATCTCCAAACATTCTTTGTCTGGT GAAACTGGATCAAGTTATGCTGATGGCGGAAAAAGGCACCATCAATCAGTAGTCTCTCTATTTGAGTCACAGTGGAGCACCTTGCAGATGGTTGTGTTAAGGGAGATACTGCTCTCTGCTGTTCGTGCAGGAGATCCTCTTGCTGCATGGAGTGCAGCGGCTAGGCTTCTCAGATCTTATTATCCTCTAATTACACCTGCAGGACAAAATGGCCTTGCTAGTGCACTAACAAATTCAGCAGAAAGGTTGCCTTCAGGAACTCGATGTGCTGATCCAGCACTACCTTTTGTAAG GTTGTACTCTTTTCCCATGCTTCCTTCACAAATGGACATCATTAAGCGGAATCCAGGTAGAGACGACTGGTGGGTGGGCTCTGCTCCTTCAGGCCCTTTTATATATACGCCATACAGTAAAGTAGACCCAAATGATAGTAGTAAGCAGGAATTGATTTGGATTGTTGGAGAACCAGTCCAGGTGTTGGTGGAGTTGGCAAATCCTTGTGGATTTGATTTAAGGGTTGACAGTATATATCTCTCGACACATTCAGAAAATTTTGATGCTTTTCCAGTTATTGTAGATCTCCCACCTAATTCGTCTAAAGTGATCACTTTATCTGGAATACCAACATCAGTTGGTGTTGTGACAATTCCAGGATGCACAGTTCACTGTTTTGGTGTGGTAACCGAACACCTATTTAGGGATGTAGATAACCTGCTTCTAGGAGCAGCACAAGGACTTGTTCTTTCTGACCCTTTCCGATGCTGTGGGTCTGCCAAGTTGAAAAATGTATCCATTCCGGATATATCTGTGGTACCACCTCTGCCACTGCTATTGTCACATGTTGTTGGTGGTGATGGGGCCATCATTTTGTACGAAGGTGAAATTCGTGATGTATGGATTAGTGTGTCCAATGCTGGCACAGTTCCAGTTGAGCAAGCACATATTTCACTATCAGGAAAAAACCAAGATTCTGTTATCTCAATTGCATATGAGGCCTTAAAATCTGCTCTTCCTTTGAAGCCAGGAGCTGAAGTGACTGTACCTGTGACATTAAAAGCCTGGCAGCTTGGGTTGGTGGATCATGAAACTGCTTCTACCAAGAGTGCCTCTGGAAGTACAGGGAGGCACTTAAAGGATGGAAGCAGCCCCTCTTTGTTGATTCATTACTCAG GGCCACTTATGAGTTCTGGAGATCAGTCTGTTTTGCCCCCAGGTAGACGCCTGGTTGTTCCCTTGCAAATCAATGTTTTGCAAGGTTTATCTTTTGTAAAAGCTCGTTTGCTTTCAATGGAGATTCCTGCAAATGTTGGGGAAAACCTTTCTACGCCTGTTTCTGTGGATTCTACTGAGGGAATCATTGGTTCTGAAAATAAGATGGAAAAATTGATGAAGATAGATCCCTTTAGAGGAAGTTGGGGGCTACGTTTCCTTGAACTTGAGTTGTTCAATCCGACTGATGTCGTTTTTGAAATTAGTGTTTCTGTCCGGCTggaaaattcaaacaaggatGGCCTTTCAAGTGATCAAGATGCTACTGAATATGGTTATCCTAAAACAAGAATCGATAGGGATTACTCTGCAAGGGTATTAATTCCGCTGGAGCATTTTAAGTTGCCTATTCTTGATGGTTCCTTTTTTGTGAAGGACTTGAAGTCAGATGGATCTACTGGGGGCCGAAATTCCAGCTTCTCAGAGAAGAATACCAAGGCTGAGCTAGATGCTTCCATTAAGAACCTGATTTCAAGAATAAAGGTCAGATGGCAATCTGGACGCAACAGCTCTGGAGAATTGAATATCAAGGATGCTATACAGGCAGCCCTTCAGACATCTGTTATGGATGTACTACTGCCAGATCCATTGACATTTGGCTTCAGGCTTGTTAGAAAGGATTCTGAGAAGGCTAAAAAACTTGGTTTACCTAAAGATTCTGTCTTAGCACATGACATGACTCCTATGGAAACTATAGTTCGTAATAACACCATGGAAGTTATCAAGATTAGTCTTAGTGTTACATGCAGAGATGTAGCTGGGGAAAATTGCATTGAGGGCTCCAAAGGGACTGTCCTATGGTCTG GTGTCCTAGATGAAATTGCCATGGAGGTTCTGCCGCTGCAAGAGTCAAGGCACTGTTTCTCTTTGTACTTCCTTGTCCCAGGTGAGTACACTCTTGTGGCTGCTGCTGTAATCGATGATGCTAATAACATCCTTCGGGCTCGAGCGAAGACTGATTCACCTGATGAACCGATTTTCTGTCGTGGACCTCCGTTTCATGTTCGAGTTACTGGTACTGTGTGA